A single Pseudomonadota bacterium DNA region contains:
- a CDS encoding CPBP family intramembrane metalloprotease, protein MGKASARSRRGLAVEVSVTTAAVLAIVHLLYATRGNSFIGPKIAYIVAYLLLGAPLIVLWRRRRPLDFFSIASKDLVSSLKAFAVASVVLFPPFLVAAHFWQTIVGGHSGFSPAGFPGFINMMLMQLVLVALPEEFYFRGYFQSAMNAVFLKRWRFLGIDLGWGFFITAAVFAVAHTMITYRWWHFSIFFPALVFGWLRERTNNIVAPTLFHAASNLLMDWFVRSYV, encoded by the coding sequence TTGGGAAAGGCGTCTGCCCGGTCGCGCAGGGGGCTGGCTGTCGAGGTTTCGGTCACAACGGCTGCGGTGCTCGCGATCGTGCATCTGCTCTACGCCACGCGAGGCAACTCGTTCATCGGCCCCAAGATCGCCTACATCGTAGCGTACCTGCTGCTGGGCGCGCCTCTCATCGTGCTCTGGAGGAGGCGAAGGCCGCTCGATTTTTTCTCCATCGCGTCGAAGGACCTCGTCTCTTCGCTCAAGGCATTCGCTGTCGCTTCGGTCGTCCTGTTCCCCCCGTTCCTCGTGGCCGCTCACTTCTGGCAGACCATCGTGGGCGGACACTCGGGTTTCTCGCCTGCGGGGTTTCCCGGGTTCATAAACATGATGCTCATGCAGCTCGTGCTCGTCGCCCTTCCCGAGGAGTTTTACTTCCGGGGCTATTTCCAGTCGGCAATGAATGCGGTCTTCCTGAAGCGGTGGAGGTTTCTGGGGATCGATCTGGGATGGGGGTTCTTCATAACCGCCGCCGTCTTCGCGGTCGCGCACACGATGATCACCTACAGGTGGTGGCACTTCTCGATCTTTTTCCCCGCCCTTGTCTTCGGCTGGCTGCGTGAGCGCACGAACAACATCGTGGCGCCGACGCTCTTCCACGCCGCCTCGAATCTGCTCATGGATTGGTTCGTGAGGAGCTACGTCTAG
- the nth gene encoding endonuclease III: MQRKRITAVLKALEGSYPRGERPWAVCSNPFRTLIGTILSAQTTDAQVDLVTPELFRRWPTPVALSRAKVAEVQRIIKSVGLHRAKARNIVAAARAISERFDGKVPAARDGLMSLAGVGRKTANVVLIKSFGVPAMPVDTHVFRVATRIGLAEGKTPEQAERGLVKVIPERQLGAAHFWLIHHGRTLCHARNPECVVCPVRKYCFYFKKQRSREVKKLR; the protein is encoded by the coding sequence ATGCAAAGGAAGAGGATAACGGCGGTCCTTAAGGCGCTAGAGGGTAGCTACCCAAGGGGAGAGCGGCCGTGGGCGGTGTGCAGCAATCCCTTCCGCACCCTAATCGGCACCATCCTCTCCGCCCAGACGACCGATGCGCAGGTGGACCTCGTGACGCCGGAGCTCTTCCGCCGCTGGCCCACCCCGGTTGCCCTGTCCCGGGCGAAGGTCGCGGAGGTCCAAAGGATCATCAAATCCGTGGGGCTCCACCGGGCGAAGGCGCGAAACATCGTCGCTGCGGCGCGCGCAATCTCAGAGCGGTTCGACGGAAAGGTGCCGGCCGCGCGCGATGGGCTCATGAGCCTCGCGGGGGTGGGGAGAAAGACCGCGAACGTGGTGCTCATCAAGTCGTTCGGCGTGCCCGCGATGCCGGTCGATACTCATGTGTTCCGGGTCGCCACCAGGATCGGCCTGGCAGAGGGAAAGACACCCGAACAGGCGGAGCGCGGACTTGTGAAGGTGATCCCCGAGCGGCAGCTGGGCGCCGCTCACTTCTGGCTCATCCACCACGGCCGCACGCTGTGCCACGCCCGGAATCCTGAGTGTGTTGTTTGCCCAGTGCGGAAATACTGTTTTTACTTCAAGAAGCAAAGAAGCAGAGAAGTTAAGAAGCTAAGATAA
- the lexA gene encoding repressor LexA — protein sequence MCNHTKPIDDDKLDVLRRFWRMNRRLPTYSEMCRIFGYSSKNAAFRMARKLIDEGYIEKDDAGRLMPKSERLGIPLVGYVQAGFPSPAEEELIDTLSLDEFLIDKPEASFLLKVSGDSMIDAGIHEGDLVIVERGTEPKSGDIVLGCVDGDWTLKYYRKAGGTVELVPANPKYPVIRPEEELTLGGVVRAVMRRY from the coding sequence ATGTGCAACCATACGAAGCCCATTGATGACGACAAGCTCGACGTGCTCAGGCGCTTCTGGCGCATGAACAGGCGGCTGCCCACGTACTCGGAGATGTGCCGCATCTTCGGCTACAGCTCCAAGAACGCCGCGTTCCGCATGGCGCGCAAGCTCATCGACGAGGGCTACATAGAGAAGGACGACGCAGGCAGGCTCATGCCGAAGAGCGAGAGGCTGGGAATCCCGCTGGTGGGCTATGTGCAGGCCGGTTTCCCGTCGCCTGCCGAGGAGGAGCTCATAGACACGCTCTCGCTCGACGAATTCCTCATCGACAAGCCCGAGGCCTCCTTCCTCCTCAAGGTCTCGGGCGACTCGATGATCGACGCGGGCATCCACGAGGGCGACCTGGTGATCGTCGAACGCGGGACGGAGCCGAAATCGGGCGACATAGTCCTGGGTTGCGTGGACGGGGACTGGACCTTGAAATACTACCGCAAAGCGGGCGGGACTGTGGAACTCGTGCCCGCGAATCCCAAGTACCCGGTGATAAGGCCGGAGGAGGAGCTTACGCTGGGCGGGGTGGTCAGGGCTGTGATGAGGAGATACTGA